CGCGCTCCGAGCAACTGACATAGCCCGATGACGCTCCCCTCGCTCGCTTCCGCCCGCTCGGCGACTTCCGTTACCGACATGTGGACGACCTCGGCAGCGTGATCGGTTATGAAATCGGCTATGCGGCCGGCCGTCGGCGGGAGATCGCGACGGATCGCCCGGATCCTGTCCAGCACGCCTGCAACGCCCTGCCCCGTGTCAGTCTTCTCGCGATCCGCAACCATCTTTGCGCCCTCCACTCTGCCGTGCTCAGCGGTCCGGCTTCAAACCGCAACCTGCAGGAGTCGCGCTCTGCGTATCTCTCCGCGTTCCACCCGCAGAAACCGCATGCCGATCCTCCTCGATCCCAGCCCGCCGGTCTCCGGATTGTCGCCAATCATGAGAGCGTCCCGGGCAGCGATCCCCAGCCGGGCGCAGCCCATCTCGAACAGCGCCGGCTCAGGCTTTCCGATCACCCGGTACGGAATCGGCCCCACGCAGGCGAGGATCGCCGCCGCCAGTGCGCCAGTTTCCGGCACCGGCTCGCCATTGGCGCCCGGGTGGTTGCGATCGGGCGCAGCCACGAAGAGCTGAGCGCCGTCGCTGAGCGCCTCGGCGGCGGCGGCCAGTCTCGCATAGGAAAAATGGCGATCTCGGGCAACGAGCACGATGTCCGCACCCTGCACTTCGATGCGAAGGCCTCTGCGACGCGCATAGGTGCGCAGCGATGCGCTTCCCAACAGCAGAACGGACGCCCCCGGATACTCGGCGGCAATGGTGTCGATGGCCGCCGTGCCGGCCAGCAGCAGTTGATCCTTGTCGATGGCCAGGCCCATGCCGAGCAGCGTGCGGGCCAACTGGTCGGGCGTATGCTCGGCGTTATTCGAGACGATGACGAACCGGCCGCGCACCTGCTCAAGCAGCCACGTTGCATCCGGGAGCACAGTCCGGCCCGCGATCAGCGTTCCGTCCAGATCAATGAGATAGCCGTCGGCATCGAGGTCAGATTCAAGCAAGGCGGTATCCTCTTCGGGCGCCGATACCTGAATTGAGACAAGCTCAATGTCAACGAGATTGTTGTTGAGATGTTTTCATCATAGTGTCACAGAGCGGCGCTACCCCTCGGCGAACAACGTTTCCGTCAGGGCCGCCATGAAGATCGCCATCATTACCGACATCCATCACGGACCGCAGTCCCACACCAAGAAGCCGGGCTGGGACGGGCTGCCGTTGTTGGAGCGGTTCCTCGATCGAGCCAAGGCCGAGAAGGTCGATCTGGTGCTCGACCTGGGCGACCACATCTCCGACACCACTCACGAGGACGACTATCGCGTCGCCTCGGAAGTGGCGGCGGTCTTTGCCGGCTATGACGGCCCGCGCGTTCATGTGATGGGCAATCACGACGTCGCCAACCTTTCGTTGGCGGACAACGAGGCCATTTTCGGACAGTCCATGCAGAGCCGGGTCGTGGACCTCGGCGAAACGCGCCTGCTGGTATGGCAGCCCGGCGTCCAGCTCAGCCGGCAGACCGGTTTTCCGGCCGCCGCCCCGGCCCTCGGCTGGCTGGTCGATGCGCTGAT
This portion of the Mesorhizobium shangrilense genome encodes:
- a CDS encoding HAD-IIA family hydrolase; this encodes MLESDLDADGYLIDLDGTLIAGRTVLPDATWLLEQVRGRFVIVSNNAEHTPDQLARTLLGMGLAIDKDQLLLAGTAAIDTIAAEYPGASVLLLGSASLRTYARRRGLRIEVQGADIVLVARDRHFSYARLAAAAEALSDGAQLFVAAPDRNHPGANGEPVPETGALAAAILACVGPIPYRVIGKPEPALFEMGCARLGIAARDALMIGDNPETGGLGSRRIGMRFLRVERGEIRRARLLQVAV